In Vibrio japonicus, the following are encoded in one genomic region:
- a CDS encoding START domain-containing protein, protein MTSLRISTLMVAALVSVTAAAEVGNHWQFDSDDDGIAIYSRAHKEGLVEIRAQMFTPTSYSAFLTLLEDSDNIPNWIDNASHSRVLHQISATENIVYTQFTAPWPAKDRDMVTYSKYWVDEFGFTLKIKDAPPSTYPKQSGYIRIQAVDATWVLQKLTNGTTYIEYTAFADPGGLLPDWLMNKLSKESARATFHNLRNQLPKYQRYDHPQIDE, encoded by the coding sequence ATGACGAGTTTGCGAATAAGCACTCTGATGGTGGCAGCGTTAGTGTCAGTTACTGCGGCCGCAGAGGTGGGCAATCACTGGCAATTTGATAGCGATGATGACGGGATAGCCATCTATTCTCGTGCGCATAAAGAAGGTTTGGTCGAGATTCGTGCTCAGATGTTCACGCCAACCAGTTACAGCGCGTTTTTAACGTTATTGGAAGACAGCGACAATATTCCTAACTGGATAGATAACGCCAGTCACAGCCGAGTGTTGCATCAGATTTCGGCCACTGAAAACATTGTTTATACACAATTCACCGCCCCGTGGCCTGCCAAAGATCGTGATATGGTCACCTATTCGAAGTATTGGGTTGATGAGTTTGGGTTCACGCTAAAGATCAAAGACGCGCCTCCTTCTACATACCCAAAACAAAGCGGCTATATTCGTATTCAGGCCGTTGACGCCACTTGGGTATTGCAAAAACTCACCAATGGCACCACCTACATTGAGTACACGGCATTTGCCGATCCCGGTGGTCTGCTGCCAGATTGGTTAATGAACAAGCTCTCCAAAGAGAGTGCCCGTGCAACATTTCACAACTTAAGAAACCAGCTGCCTAAGTACCAAAGATACGACCACCCGCAGATAGACGAGTGA
- the rsgA gene encoding ribosome small subunit-dependent GTPase A, with protein sequence MNSSITLNQLGWQPIFQQQLTLNDLETATIGRVLAHHRSGYTIQTEYGEIHLPIHHRLPAMTVGDWILLDHDHLFVRQLERTSLFSRRAPGSKVAEQYIAANVDTLFIVSSLNDDFNLSRIERYLALAHEYSVEPVVVLTKADLCHDSEDKRAAVQASDPMLMVETVNALDCASCDVLSVWCKTGKTVAFMGSSGVGKSTLINTLMGKSIQQTGSIREDDSKGRHTTTSRSLHFMPSGGVLIDTPGMRELQIADCETGVSETFADVEALSKMCRFSDCQHQSEPGCAILQALETGEIDQRRLSNYFKLLREQERNSTALHKQRARFKQLSQSYRSIVSEKRLMKKGY encoded by the coding sequence ATGAATTCATCAATTACGCTCAACCAACTCGGTTGGCAACCAATATTTCAACAACAACTGACACTGAATGATCTAGAGACCGCAACAATTGGCCGCGTACTGGCGCATCACCGTAGTGGGTATACGATCCAGACAGAATACGGAGAAATCCACCTGCCCATTCATCACCGCCTGCCTGCGATGACCGTCGGAGATTGGATACTACTCGACCATGATCATCTGTTTGTACGGCAGCTGGAACGAACCTCGTTGTTCAGCCGTCGCGCACCCGGCAGTAAAGTGGCCGAGCAGTATATCGCTGCGAACGTCGACACCCTGTTTATCGTTAGTTCACTAAATGACGACTTCAACCTTAGTCGGATTGAACGCTACCTAGCACTTGCCCATGAATACAGTGTTGAGCCAGTGGTGGTTCTGACTAAAGCCGATTTGTGTCACGACAGTGAAGACAAACGCGCAGCCGTTCAGGCGAGTGACCCGATGTTAATGGTGGAAACGGTTAATGCACTGGACTGCGCCAGTTGTGACGTTTTAAGTGTTTGGTGTAAAACCGGTAAAACCGTCGCCTTTATGGGATCGTCTGGGGTAGGGAAATCAACTTTGATCAATACCTTAATGGGGAAGTCGATTCAGCAAACGGGCTCGATTCGCGAAGATGACAGCAAGGGACGCCACACAACCACGTCGCGCTCTCTGCATTTTATGCCTTCCGGTGGGGTGCTGATTGATACCCCAGGGATGCGGGAGTTACAGATTGCCGACTGCGAAACGGGCGTGAGTGAAACTTTTGCTGATGTCGAAGCGCTCAGCAAGATGTGTCGATTCAGCGATTGTCAGCACCAAAGCGAGCCAGGTTGCGCTATTTTGCAAGCCCTTGAAACGGGTGAAATTGACCAGCGTAGACTAAGCAACTATTTCAAATTACTCCGTGAGCAAGAAAGAAATAGCACCGCTTTACATAAACAGCGCGCCAGGTTTAAACAACTCAGTCAATCATATCGTTCAATCGTGTCAGAAAAACGCTTGATGAAGAAAGGGTACTAA
- the copI gene encoding copper-resistant cuproprotein CopI → MNKTLLAVLLSVTATSAFAEMDHSKMDHSMMNVEGMSDVGMPAKGAKPDKVVHVVLNDDMTIKFKKEVKIEPNDVVQFVVMNVGKMDHEFTIGSSKEQLEHREMMKTMSNHMHDSGNAVTVEPGKAKQLLWHFHGDSNVEFACNIPGHAESGMVMNLSL, encoded by the coding sequence ATGAACAAGACATTATTAGCCGTTCTACTTTCAGTGACAGCGACATCTGCGTTTGCAGAGATGGACCACTCTAAAATGGATCATTCGATGATGAACGTAGAAGGTATGTCAGACGTCGGTATGCCAGCGAAAGGGGCAAAACCAGACAAAGTCGTTCATGTTGTCTTGAATGATGACATGACGATTAAATTCAAGAAAGAAGTAAAGATTGAACCAAACGATGTGGTGCAGTTTGTGGTGATGAATGTCGGCAAGATGGATCACGAATTTACGATTGGATCATCTAAGGAGCAGCTAGAGCATCGTGAAATGATGAAAACGATGTCAAATCATATGCATGACTCGGGGAATGCCGTTACGGTTGAGCCGGGTAAAGCAAAACAACTGCTTTGGCATTTTCATGGAGACAGCAACGTGGAGTTTGCATGCAATATTCCAGGACATGCTGAATCGGGTATGGTGATGAATCTCTCTCTATAG
- a CDS encoding efflux RND transporter permease subunit, protein MISAIIRWSISNRFLVVVATLALILGGIYSVKNTPVDAIPDLSDVQVIIKTSYPGQAPQVVEDQVTYPLTTAMLAVPGAETVRGYSFFGDSYVYIIFNDDTDMYWARSRVLEYLSQVAPKLPSSAKPTLGPDATGVGWVYSYVLQDKTGQHDLAELRSLQDWFLKYELQTVEGVSEVATVGGMVKQYQVQIDPAKLRAYDLTLQQVNMAIQNGNQESGASVVEVAEAEHMVRTTGYLSGIEDIEALPLKVTKQGTPLLLGDIADINLGPQMRRGISELNGEGEAVGGVIVMRFGENASEVIAKVKDKLSNLQRSLPDGVEIVATYDRSTLIDAAVENLWTKLAEEFIVVAIVCALFLFHIRSSLVIALSLPVGILSAFIVMHWQGINANIMSLGGIAIAIGAMVDGAIVMIENVHKHIDRTPLTDKNRWQVIGDAAQEVGAPLFFSLLIITLSFVPVFALEGQEGKMFSPLAFTKTYAMAAAAGLAITLVPVLMGYFIRGNVLPENKNPINRGLIALYKPLLNVSLTYPKSMIVLAIVLMGSAYYPTTKLGSEFIPPLDEGDLMYMPTTYPGISIGKARELLQQTNKLIMTVPEVETAWGKIGRAETATDPAPLTMIETVIQLKPRDQWREGITTESLRKEFDDLVQFPGLTNAWVMPIKTRIDMLATGIKTPIGIKIAGPDLKEIEHIGSELEPILNGITGTASVYAERVAGGRYVTIDINRKAAARYGLSIKEVQQVVSTAVGGMNVGETIEGLERYPINVRYPQDYRDSVVKLHNLPLVTPNGARIALADVADVRYEDGPPMIKTENARPNGWVFVDIEGRDLGSYVEEAREAVAQQLNLPAGYSIAWSGQYEYMERAKERLGVVVPITIAIIMLLLYFSFRRVEEVMIIMLTLPLAMVGGLWLMHYLGYNFSIAVGVGFIALAGVAVEIGVIMLVYLNQAWSHTKRDALEQNKLLQEADLSGSIREGAGLRVRPVMMTVLTVIIGLIPIMYGEGTGSEVMQRIAAPMIGGMASALVLTLLVLPAIFKLWKQRELSLQSKTNNLTQ, encoded by the coding sequence ATGATTAGTGCCATTATTCGTTGGTCAATCAGTAATCGATTCTTGGTTGTCGTTGCTACACTCGCCTTAATTTTAGGGGGTATTTATAGCGTTAAGAATACACCTGTGGATGCGATTCCAGATTTATCCGATGTTCAGGTGATCATCAAAACAAGTTACCCAGGTCAAGCGCCTCAAGTCGTTGAAGATCAAGTGACTTATCCTTTGACGACCGCCATGCTTGCCGTCCCGGGGGCTGAAACGGTACGTGGGTATTCGTTTTTTGGTGATTCGTATGTTTACATCATTTTCAACGATGATACGGATATGTATTGGGCACGGTCTCGCGTTCTCGAATATCTGAGTCAAGTTGCCCCTAAGCTCCCATCCAGTGCTAAACCAACGCTAGGCCCAGATGCGACGGGTGTTGGCTGGGTTTACAGCTATGTTCTGCAAGATAAAACAGGCCAGCATGATTTAGCCGAGCTACGTAGTTTGCAAGATTGGTTCTTGAAGTACGAGCTGCAAACCGTGGAAGGTGTGTCTGAAGTCGCAACGGTTGGCGGTATGGTAAAACAGTACCAAGTGCAAATTGATCCAGCCAAGTTGCGTGCCTATGATCTCACCTTGCAACAAGTGAACATGGCTATCCAAAATGGTAACCAAGAGAGCGGAGCATCCGTTGTTGAAGTTGCTGAAGCAGAGCACATGGTTCGCACGACCGGTTATTTGTCTGGCATTGAAGATATTGAAGCGCTGCCTTTAAAAGTCACCAAGCAAGGCACACCGCTGCTACTTGGGGATATTGCGGATATCAATCTCGGACCACAGATGAGACGAGGTATCTCAGAGCTGAATGGTGAGGGTGAAGCCGTTGGTGGTGTGATAGTGATGCGCTTTGGCGAGAATGCCAGTGAAGTGATCGCAAAGGTGAAGGATAAGCTATCTAACTTACAACGCAGTCTACCAGACGGTGTTGAGATTGTTGCTACCTATGACCGTTCTACTCTTATTGATGCGGCTGTTGAGAATCTTTGGACGAAGCTTGCTGAGGAGTTCATTGTTGTCGCGATTGTTTGTGCGTTGTTCCTATTCCATATTCGTTCTTCGTTGGTTATCGCACTCAGCCTTCCCGTCGGTATTCTTTCAGCATTCATCGTAATGCATTGGCAAGGTATTAACGCCAACATCATGTCGTTAGGTGGCATTGCTATTGCGATTGGTGCGATGGTGGATGGGGCAATCGTAATGATTGAGAACGTTCACAAACACATTGACCGAACGCCATTGACCGATAAAAACCGTTGGCAAGTGATAGGGGATGCGGCACAAGAGGTGGGTGCACCTTTATTTTTCTCGCTGCTCATTATTACCCTGAGTTTCGTCCCCGTGTTTGCGCTAGAAGGGCAAGAGGGCAAAATGTTCTCACCGTTGGCGTTCACCAAAACTTATGCGATGGCAGCGGCAGCCGGTCTTGCCATCACCTTAGTGCCAGTACTGATGGGCTATTTTATTCGGGGTAACGTACTGCCAGAAAACAAGAACCCCATCAACAGAGGATTGATTGCACTCTATAAGCCGTTGCTGAACGTCAGCTTAACCTACCCAAAGAGTATGATTGTACTGGCCATTGTGTTGATGGGTTCTGCTTACTACCCAACCACTAAGCTTGGCAGTGAGTTTATTCCGCCTCTGGATGAAGGTGACCTGATGTATATGCCAACCACATACCCAGGCATTTCCATTGGTAAAGCACGAGAACTGCTTCAACAGACCAACAAGCTCATAATGACCGTTCCTGAAGTGGAAACGGCCTGGGGCAAGATCGGTCGTGCGGAAACCGCAACGGATCCTGCGCCACTCACCATGATTGAGACGGTTATCCAGCTTAAGCCCAGAGATCAGTGGCGCGAGGGAATCACCACCGAATCACTGCGTAAAGAGTTTGATGACTTGGTTCAGTTCCCAGGCTTGACTAACGCTTGGGTGATGCCGATTAAAACGCGCATCGACATGCTCGCAACAGGGATCAAAACGCCCATCGGCATCAAGATCGCGGGGCCTGATCTTAAAGAAATTGAGCATATTGGATCTGAACTCGAACCGATTCTAAACGGCATTACAGGTACGGCTTCTGTCTATGCAGAGCGTGTCGCGGGTGGGCGATACGTCACCATTGATATTAATCGCAAAGCGGCCGCACGTTATGGCTTGAGTATTAAAGAGGTTCAGCAAGTGGTCTCTACTGCGGTTGGCGGTATGAATGTCGGGGAAACCATTGAGGGGTTAGAGCGCTATCCAATCAATGTTCGCTACCCGCAGGATTACCGAGACTCCGTTGTAAAACTACATAACTTACCTTTGGTCACGCCAAATGGTGCTCGTATCGCTCTGGCTGATGTCGCAGATGTTCGCTATGAAGACGGCCCACCAATGATTAAGACAGAAAACGCTCGTCCGAATGGTTGGGTATTTGTCGATATTGAGGGGCGGGACTTAGGCTCATACGTAGAGGAAGCTAGAGAAGCCGTTGCTCAGCAGCTCAACTTACCTGCAGGGTACTCAATAGCTTGGTCTGGACAATATGAGTATATGGAACGAGCAAAAGAGCGCCTAGGTGTCGTGGTACCGATCACCATCGCCATCATCATGCTCTTGCTTTACTTCAGCTTCCGAAGAGTGGAAGAAGTCATGATCATCATGCTGACTCTGCCTTTAGCCATGGTGGGCGGTTTGTGGCTTATGCATTACCTCGGTTACAACTTTTCTATTGCCGTTGGGGTCGGGTTTATCGCACTGGCAGGGGTGGCTGTCGAAATTGGCGTAATCATGTTGGTCTACTTAAATCAGGCTTGGAGCCACACCAAACGTGATGCGTTAGAGCAAAATAAACTTCTTCAAGAAGCCGATCTCAGTGGATCCATTCGAGAGGGCGCAGGGCTTCGAGTTCGTCCCGTAATGATGACCGTTCTTACCGTCATCATCGGCTTAATCCCAATTATGTATGGCGAAGGTACCGGCTCGGAAGTGATGCAGCGTATCGCCGCACCTATGATTGGCGGTATGGCATCAGCTTTGGTTCTGACGCTACTGGTACTGCCTGCCATTTTTAAGCTTTGGAAGCAGCGTGAGTTGAGCCTGCAATCAAAGACAAACAACCTAACTCAATAA
- a CDS encoding efflux RND transporter periplasmic adaptor subunit, which yields MSTFKVASLALLIGGVLGYGANTYLPVFSHEISAKEMSDSAASDEPLYWVAPMDPNYKRDQPGKSPMGMDLIPVYAEELNGENDKPGTVKIDPAVENNLGVKTAQVEREVLSPRLETVGYIAFDESQLWQTNVRVSGWVEKLYINAVGEKVKQDDVLFTLYSPELVKAQEELISAYQTNRKGMIKGATERLVTLGVDRSQIKSIVRRGKASQTIEIKAPADGVIASLNIREGGYLSPAQAVISAGPLDEVWVDAEVFERQSHWIKQGSQALMMLDALPGGEWSGEVDYVYPILDPNTRTLRVRLRFANPEGELKPNMFANVTLKPVTNDEVLTIPRSSVIRSGGMTRVVLSEGEGKYRSARIEVGREAADKIEVRQGLKQGDRIVTSAHFMLDSESSQFADLSRINGVEAPTQTAWATGEITDVMAGHRMLTINHQPVPEWNWPGMVMNFNVAEGVEFETFKQGQSLEFEMQKGESGQYEIVDYKISESHIASEVWVNGDITMLMADFGMITLNHQPVSQWGWDTGEMNFSVGEEVSLTGFEEGQNVRFLVEKQGTEFLLKKLELSGGNQ from the coding sequence ATGAGTACGTTTAAAGTTGCAAGCCTAGCATTACTGATTGGCGGTGTATTGGGATACGGAGCAAACACCTATTTGCCTGTATTCAGCCATGAGATTTCCGCAAAAGAGATGAGTGATTCGGCCGCGAGCGATGAACCGCTGTATTGGGTTGCACCGATGGATCCAAATTACAAACGAGACCAGCCTGGTAAGTCTCCTATGGGGATGGATCTTATTCCTGTGTATGCCGAAGAGCTTAATGGGGAAAATGATAAGCCTGGGACGGTTAAAATAGACCCGGCGGTTGAAAATAACCTAGGTGTGAAAACCGCACAAGTTGAACGTGAAGTGCTGTCGCCACGCCTAGAAACCGTTGGTTACATTGCGTTTGATGAGAGTCAATTATGGCAAACCAACGTCCGCGTTTCGGGATGGGTCGAGAAGCTCTATATCAATGCTGTCGGTGAAAAAGTGAAACAAGATGATGTTCTTTTCACTCTTTACTCTCCAGAGTTGGTCAAGGCGCAAGAAGAGTTGATTAGTGCCTATCAAACCAACCGCAAAGGTATGATTAAAGGGGCGACAGAGCGACTTGTCACACTGGGCGTCGACCGAAGCCAAATAAAGTCGATTGTTCGCAGAGGAAAAGCGTCCCAGACCATCGAGATAAAAGCGCCAGCAGACGGTGTTATTGCCAGTCTTAATATTCGAGAAGGTGGCTATCTCTCACCAGCACAAGCCGTGATCAGCGCAGGTCCATTAGATGAAGTTTGGGTGGATGCAGAAGTGTTTGAACGTCAATCCCACTGGATCAAGCAAGGAAGCCAAGCCTTGATGATGCTTGATGCTTTACCCGGTGGTGAGTGGAGTGGTGAGGTGGATTACGTGTACCCAATCCTTGACCCAAACACTCGAACATTGCGTGTCCGTTTACGTTTTGCCAACCCTGAAGGTGAGCTTAAGCCAAACATGTTTGCTAACGTAACCTTAAAGCCTGTCACTAACGATGAGGTACTGACAATCCCTCGTTCATCGGTCATTCGTTCAGGCGGTATGACCCGAGTCGTCCTATCCGAAGGAGAGGGGAAGTATCGCTCAGCGCGTATCGAGGTTGGGCGAGAAGCGGCAGACAAAATTGAAGTACGACAAGGCTTAAAACAAGGTGATCGTATCGTCACTTCTGCTCACTTCATGCTGGACTCAGAATCGAGTCAATTCGCCGATCTTTCTCGAATTAATGGTGTCGAAGCGCCAACACAAACGGCTTGGGCAACGGGAGAAATTACGGATGTCATGGCAGGCCATCGCATGCTGACTATTAATCATCAACCCGTTCCTGAATGGAATTGGCCTGGCATGGTGATGAACTTTAATGTTGCTGAAGGGGTAGAGTTCGAGACTTTCAAGCAAGGGCAATCTCTAGAGTTTGAGATGCAAAAAGGGGAGTCAGGTCAGTACGAGATTGTGGACTATAAGATCAGTGAATCTCACATTGCCTCAGAGGTTTGGGTTAATGGTGACATTACCATGCTCATGGCTGATTTTGGAATGATTACCTTAAATCATCAGCCCGTTTCACAGTGGGGTTGGGATACAGGAGAAATGAACTTTTCTGTTGGAGAAGAGGTAAGCCTGACAGGGTTTGAAGAAGGCCAAAATGTTCGCTTCCTAGTTGAAAAACAAGGCACAGAGTTCCTTCTTAAAAAACTTGAGCTGAGTGGGGGCAATCAATGA
- a CDS encoding TolC family protein, with the protein MPVISYAGTHNSAHSVAASTQHLNALIESALMSDTSRSQYAAQSQALRESGVASATLMDPKLKVGFGGLPVESFEFDEDPMTNISVGLMQQFERGSTLALNQQKANQKAEGVAYQIQVREREVANSITQLWLELGYLQHAAVLIEENQRLMVEMERYIHTNYSIGNSEAQDLLNTQLQVNKLDEKLQSNQQMQNRITAQLSEWLGSEWLSSNSSTDSSTKASYELDWMRLDSILQSHSSHTKHYALLNQHPMARIADANISANRTQVEVAEQSFTPQFGVEVMYAYRQSNNMKGEPASDLLSAYLTMDIPLFTDNRQDRNLVAAQYQVGAAQYQKDTLLAQMNAQVNTLLMDRVNLAERIARYQERLLPQAKARIKAVERGYQNNTAPFGDVITASTDELALKIELMRLITDLNQTNSKLASLLGGFEYQVFEPSAKYQEQ; encoded by the coding sequence ATGCCTGTAATTTCTTATGCTGGAACCCACAATTCAGCGCATTCTGTTGCTGCTTCAACTCAGCACCTTAATGCGCTGATTGAGTCAGCATTAATGAGTGATACGAGTCGCTCACAATACGCTGCCCAATCCCAAGCTTTGCGAGAGTCAGGCGTCGCCAGCGCAACGCTAATGGATCCAAAGCTAAAAGTCGGCTTTGGAGGATTGCCTGTTGAGTCTTTCGAGTTCGATGAAGACCCAATGACTAATATTTCGGTTGGCTTAATGCAGCAGTTTGAACGCGGTTCGACTTTGGCGTTGAATCAGCAAAAAGCGAACCAGAAAGCAGAGGGTGTGGCTTACCAGATCCAAGTTCGTGAGCGAGAGGTTGCCAATAGCATTACCCAGCTATGGTTGGAGCTCGGTTATCTTCAGCATGCCGCGGTTTTAATTGAAGAAAACCAGCGCTTGATGGTTGAGATGGAGCGGTATATCCACACCAATTATTCGATTGGTAATAGTGAAGCACAAGACTTACTTAATACTCAGCTTCAAGTGAACAAATTGGATGAAAAGCTGCAATCCAACCAGCAGATGCAAAACCGCATTACTGCACAATTGTCGGAGTGGTTAGGTTCCGAGTGGCTTAGCTCTAATTCCTCAACTGATTCGTCAACCAAAGCGAGTTATGAATTAGATTGGATGCGCTTAGACTCGATCTTGCAAAGTCACTCCAGTCATACCAAGCATTATGCGCTTCTGAATCAGCACCCAATGGCTCGAATAGCAGATGCCAATATTTCCGCTAATCGCACGCAGGTTGAAGTGGCTGAACAATCTTTCACGCCTCAGTTTGGTGTTGAGGTGATGTATGCCTACCGACAATCAAACAACATGAAGGGTGAACCTGCTTCTGATTTACTGAGTGCTTATCTCACCATGGATATCCCTCTGTTTACTGACAACCGACAAGATAGAAACCTTGTGGCGGCACAATACCAAGTCGGAGCGGCTCAGTACCAAAAAGACACGTTACTCGCGCAGATGAATGCTCAGGTCAATACGTTGCTAATGGACAGAGTGAACTTAGCTGAACGTATTGCACGATATCAAGAGCGTTTATTGCCACAGGCGAAAGCTCGCATCAAAGCTGTGGAGCGAGGTTATCAGAATAATACTGCTCCGTTCGGAGATGTGATCACCGCTTCTACGGATGAGTTGGCGTTAAAAATTGAGCTTATGCGCCTGATCACCGATTTAAACCAAACCAATAGCAAGCTTGCTTCATTGCTTGGTGGTTTTGAGTATCAAGTCTTTGAACCTTCCGCTAAATACCAAGAACAATAA
- the gdhA gene encoding NADP-specific glutamate dehydrogenase produces MTHIHDTIVSLQHSSPAQKEFYQAVEEVLTSLAPLIESNRQYQEQAIIQRIVEPERQIMFRVPWVDDAGNVQVNKGYRIEFNSALGPYKGGLRFHPSVNASIIKFLGFEQIFKNALTGLPIGGGKGGSNFDPKGKSDGEIMRFCQSFMNELYRHIGPVTDVPAGDIGVGAREIGYMFGQYKRLTGRYEGVFTGKSLLWGGSLARKEATGYGAVYFAEYMLNDRQDSLKGKKCLVSGAGNVAIYAIEKLYHKGAIPVSCSDSKGTIYHEQGIDLELLKQLKEVKRTSLEDYLHTYPEAVYTPASDYPSDGHAVWRYQADAAFPCATQNELTLADAQALISNGCHLISEGANMPTTQEAVNAIIDSRIAYGPGKAANAGGVATSQLEMAQNASMQNWTFEKVDTHLQAIMKDIFISANETSKEFGQPGNLVLGANIAGFRKVADAMIEQGIV; encoded by the coding sequence ATGACACATATACATGACACTATTGTCTCATTGCAGCACAGTAGTCCTGCTCAAAAGGAGTTCTACCAAGCAGTAGAAGAGGTTTTAACTTCTCTCGCGCCACTCATCGAAAGCAATCGTCAATACCAAGAACAAGCCATCATACAAAGAATTGTAGAGCCAGAAAGACAGATCATGTTTCGCGTGCCTTGGGTCGACGACGCAGGCAATGTTCAGGTCAACAAAGGCTACCGCATTGAATTCAACTCAGCATTAGGGCCTTACAAAGGTGGTCTGCGATTCCACCCATCAGTGAATGCAAGCATTATCAAGTTCCTCGGCTTTGAACAGATTTTTAAAAATGCGCTCACTGGTTTGCCAATCGGTGGCGGTAAAGGTGGCTCTAACTTCGATCCGAAAGGCAAATCTGACGGTGAGATTATGCGATTTTGCCAATCTTTCATGAACGAGTTATACCGCCACATTGGCCCTGTAACCGATGTTCCAGCTGGTGATATTGGTGTTGGCGCTCGCGAAATTGGCTACATGTTTGGTCAGTACAAGCGTTTGACGGGGCGTTATGAAGGCGTATTCACTGGTAAGAGTTTACTTTGGGGTGGCTCACTAGCAAGAAAAGAAGCAACTGGCTACGGCGCTGTTTATTTTGCAGAGTATATGCTGAACGACCGTCAAGACTCGTTGAAAGGCAAAAAGTGCTTAGTCTCGGGTGCGGGCAACGTTGCTATCTACGCGATTGAAAAGCTCTACCATAAAGGTGCTATCCCTGTTTCTTGCAGTGACTCAAAAGGCACCATTTATCACGAACAAGGTATCGACCTTGAACTGTTAAAACAGCTGAAAGAAGTAAAACGCACTAGCCTGGAAGATTACTTACACACTTACCCAGAAGCGGTTTACACGCCTGCGAGCGATTACCCTAGCGATGGTCATGCTGTATGGCGTTACCAAGCGGATGCTGCGTTCCCATGCGCAACGCAAAATGAACTGACTTTGGCAGATGCACAAGCACTTATCAGCAACGGCTGCCACTTGATCAGTGAAGGTGCCAACATGCCAACCACTCAAGAAGCGGTCAATGCGATTATTGATTCCCGTATTGCTTATGGACCAGGAAAAGCCGCAAACGCAGGCGGTGTTGCCACCAGCCAGCTTGAAATGGCTCAGAACGCAAGTATGCAAAACTGGACTTTTGAGAAAGTGGATACGCACCTGCAAGCGATCATGAAAGACATTTTCATCAGTGCCAACGAGACGAGTAAAGAATTTGGTCAACCTGGCAACTTAGTACTAGGCGCGAATATCGCGGGCTTTAGAAAAGTAGCCGATGCGATGATCGAACAAGGTATTGTGTAG
- a CDS encoding HPP family protein, producing the protein MPYANRLLNLLHTIIAVLISSTVVSFTALYGHSYPYAPLLIASIGASITIIFVIPSSPMGRTWPLVAGHVLAALIGVVLSSVIENIAVLALVTITSTIFAMILLKCVHPPGVATALVPVLSTTSQPVNLSFLLDPVLLNVVPLAVCGIVFRWWLSRQTSTHTEQISSKAATAHSKTSLYFEELHQVVETRNEWLDIDEKTLDEIFKQTHLLALEHKNEKLTCEHVMTRDILTLKETDTVYDGLKQLQQNKYSAIPIVNTSNEVLGIFSLVDFLLYVEQRKINSFVGLYLLAKKRTSKTIGQYMKRNPISIHQDQHIARLIPYLTSGFHHIPIINDNNQLVGMVTQSDLIEFLYNLNQ; encoded by the coding sequence ATGCCATACGCCAATCGCCTACTTAATCTTTTGCATACGATAATCGCCGTACTCATTTCATCGACCGTCGTATCATTCACAGCACTCTACGGACATTCCTACCCCTATGCTCCTCTGTTGATTGCTTCAATAGGCGCATCAATAACGATCATTTTTGTTATTCCTAGCAGCCCAATGGGTAGAACCTGGCCCCTTGTCGCTGGCCATGTTCTTGCAGCATTAATAGGTGTCGTCTTATCCTCAGTCATTGAAAATATTGCCGTTTTGGCTTTGGTGACAATAACGTCCACTATTTTTGCGATGATCTTGTTAAAATGTGTCCATCCACCTGGTGTCGCCACAGCACTCGTCCCAGTGCTCAGTACAACGTCACAGCCAGTCAACCTGTCTTTTCTGCTCGACCCAGTCTTACTCAATGTTGTCCCCTTAGCAGTGTGTGGCATTGTTTTCCGCTGGTGGCTATCAAGACAAACGTCAACTCACACGGAACAAATATCAAGCAAGGCAGCGACAGCGCACAGCAAAACATCACTCTATTTTGAAGAATTGCATCAGGTAGTCGAAACGAGAAATGAATGGCTAGATATCGATGAAAAGACACTGGATGAAATTTTTAAGCAAACGCATTTACTCGCTTTAGAGCATAAGAATGAAAAATTGACTTGCGAGCATGTGATGACACGCGACATTCTTACTCTCAAAGAAACGGATACCGTTTATGATGGACTCAAACAACTGCAACAAAATAAGTACAGTGCAATCCCTATTGTCAATACGAGTAATGAGGTTTTAGGTATTTTTTCGCTTGTCGACTTTTTGCTTTATGTTGAACAAAGAAAAATTAACTCTTTCGTTGGGCTATACCTATTGGCTAAAAAAAGAACCTCTAAAACCATTGGTCAATATATGAAAAGAAACCCGATTTCTATTCATCAGGATCAGCACATAGCTCGTCTCATTCCCTACTTAACTTCTGGGTTTCATCATATACCTATTATCAACGATAACAATCAGTTAGTAGGAATGGTTACACAATCAGATTTGATTGAGTTTTTATATAATTTAAACCAATAG